A single genomic interval of Streptomyces graminofaciens harbors:
- a CDS encoding TauD/TfdA family dioxygenase, with amino-acid sequence MSSVDMTQAPYAPASADGTVRYDARTLARLGHVAAELLDQAGDRVDDPAWVALARHAWEDVPAEIRRTVREFRRHSGPDGALVLRRLPIGAAHLPPTPMVKGSVQHGPSLPAATLLLFAAGLGDPAAFAAEKSGALVQDVVPVPGQETVQGNVGSVELTFHTENAFHPHRPDYVMLLCLRRDHEGTAELRTSCARRVLPLLTPGTRDALGRPEYITEAPPSFGPAGEGTAHAVLTGDPDDPDWCLDEAATKAVTPEGRAALAELAEMAHRTYTGVLLRPGDLAVVDNRTTLHGRSAFTPRYDGLDRWLQRTFAFSDLRRSRDHRPGDGTVLVK; translated from the coding sequence GTGAGCAGCGTCGACATGACGCAGGCACCGTACGCCCCGGCGAGCGCCGACGGCACGGTGCGGTACGACGCCCGCACACTGGCCCGGCTCGGACATGTGGCGGCGGAACTGCTGGACCAGGCGGGCGACCGGGTCGACGACCCGGCATGGGTGGCCCTCGCCCGGCACGCCTGGGAGGACGTCCCCGCCGAAATACGGCGCACCGTCAGGGAGTTCCGCAGGCATTCCGGCCCCGACGGCGCCCTCGTCCTCAGGAGGCTCCCCATCGGTGCCGCGCACCTGCCGCCCACCCCCATGGTGAAGGGCTCGGTCCAGCACGGCCCGTCCCTGCCCGCGGCGACGCTGCTGCTGTTCGCGGCCGGGCTCGGTGACCCGGCCGCGTTCGCGGCGGAGAAGTCCGGCGCCCTCGTCCAGGACGTCGTGCCGGTGCCCGGCCAGGAGACCGTCCAGGGCAACGTCGGCTCGGTCGAACTCACCTTCCACACCGAGAACGCCTTCCACCCCCACCGCCCCGACTACGTCATGCTGCTGTGCCTGCGCCGCGACCACGAGGGCACGGCCGAACTGCGCACCAGCTGCGCCCGACGCGTCCTGCCGCTGTTGACACCCGGCACCAGGGATGCGCTCGGCAGGCCCGAGTACATCACCGAGGCACCGCCGTCCTTCGGCCCGGCCGGCGAGGGCACCGCGCACGCCGTGCTCACCGGCGACCCGGACGACCCCGACTGGTGCCTCGACGAGGCGGCCACCAAGGCGGTGACCCCCGAGGGCCGGGCCGCCCTCGCCGAACTGGCCGAGATGGCGCACCGCACGTACACCGGGGTGCTGCTGCGCCCTGGCGACCTCGCCGTCGTCGACAACCGGACAACCCTGCACGGCCGTTCGGCGTTCACGCCGCGCTACGACGGCCTCGACCGCTGGCTCCAGCGGACCTTCGCCTTCAGCGACCTGCGCCGTTCCCGCGACCACCGTCCCGGTGACGGAACGGTGCTGGTCAAGTGA
- a CDS encoding MbtH family protein, with product MTNPFENPDGTYRVLANDEGQHSLWPDFTAVPAGWTTVFGPDSRTACLEYVEREWTDLRPKSLVRAMGE from the coding sequence ATGACCAACCCCTTCGAGAACCCCGACGGCACCTACCGGGTCCTGGCCAACGACGAAGGCCAGCACTCGCTGTGGCCCGACTTCACCGCCGTGCCCGCCGGCTGGACCACCGTCTTCGGCCCGGACAGCCGCACCGCCTGCCTGGAGTACGTCGAGCGCGAGTGGACCGACCTGCGCCCCAAGAGCCTCGTCCGGGCCATGGGCGAGTGA